The Plantactinospora sp. KBS50 sequence TGCGCCACGCCGGGTCCGCGGGCGAGGGCAGCTTGTCCAGCACGTTGCGACGGACCCAGGGGATCGCCCGGCGGTCGTCGAACTCGGTGGAAACGGCGTAGAACTCGCGACCGTGTTCATCGACGACGCCGATCGACACGAGGTCGATGGTCCGGCCGTCCTCGATGAACTCGCAGTCGTAAAAGTAGCGGTACACCATCGTCATCATCCTGGCGTACCGGGCGGATCTTCCCGCGGGCGGGTCCGCCGCGGTCGGCCGGATGAAGCACCCCCGCCCCCACTCCGGCCGACCGCGCCGCCCCGCGGCCCGATCCGCCCCGCCCCCGTACGGCCCCCACCTCGGTGGCGGATCTACCGATCATCGTGCCCCGCCACCAGCGGCGGAACTGTCACGGAAACGATTTGAGGGGTGTACAGCACGCGACAGGACAGTCATGATCTGATGTGTGCCGTTGCCGGTGGGGATCGGCAGTAACGGCACGCGCCCGGGCTGGGTAGGTCCGGACGCGGGAGGTGGTCCGTAGCGGGGAGGGGTTGGCCGTGGAGGGACGCCTACCGGAGCCCGGCGACGCGCTCGCCGGAGTCGACATGTTCGCCGGTCTCGAACCGGAGGCGCGGCAGCGCGTGATCGCCGCGGCGGTGCCGCGTACGTACCGCAAGGGCCAGCTGCTGTTCGTCGAGAACGACCCGGGCGAGTCGCTGATCGTGCTGCGCCGCGGGGCGGTGGCGGTGTTCCGGACCGCGCCCACCGGTGAGCGGGCCATCCTGACCGTGATGCGCCCGCCGGACGTGCTCGGCGAGGTGTCGCTGCTGGACGCCTCGACCCGGTCCACCTCGGCCGAGGCGATCGAGGACACCACGGCGCTGGCGCTGAGCCGAGGCGCGTTCATGGAGCTGGTGCACTCCAACCCGCGCATCCTGGACGCCGTGATGCGCTCCCTCGGCGGGCTGATCCGCCGGCTCACCGACCAGAACGCCGACTACGTCTTCCTCGACCTGCCGGGTCGGGTGGCCAAGACGCTGGTTCGGCTGGCCGGCGAGAGCCAGGCGTCGATGATCACCATCGAGCTGAACCAGAGCCAGCTCGCCGAGATGGCGGGCGGTTCCCGGCAGAGCGTCAACCAGGCCATCGGGTCGTTCGCCAGCCGGGGCTGGCTGCGCACCGAGGGCCGCCGGATCGTGGTCACCGACGTCGGG is a genomic window containing:
- a CDS encoding Crp/Fnr family transcriptional regulator translates to MEGRLPEPGDALAGVDMFAGLEPEARQRVIAAAVPRTYRKGQLLFVENDPGESLIVLRRGAVAVFRTAPTGERAILTVMRPPDVLGEVSLLDASTRSTSAEAIEDTTALALSRGAFMELVHSNPRILDAVMRSLGGLIRRLTDQNADYVFLDLPGRVAKTLVRLAGESQASMITIELNQSQLAEMAGGSRQSVNQAIGSFASRGWLRTEGRRIVVTDVGALRRRAGMVDR